The nucleotide window TTTTCCTGGATAAGTATTAACATCTCCAATAGCAAAGATCCCTGGAATATTAGTCTGATAATCCAAAGCATTATTAACCTTTATAGCATTTTTTTCAATCTCTAATCCCCAATTTGCAATTGGCCCTAATTTTGGAGACAAGCCAAATAATGGTATAAAATGATCACATTCCTTCTTAAAAACTTTGGCTTCTTGCTTAATGGTAACACTTTCTATTTTTCCATCACCTTCTAATCCAATAACTTCCGCTGGTGTGATTAAATTAATTTTACCCTCAGACTTTAATTCTTGGACTTTTTCAACAGAATCTAAATGACCTCTAAATTCATTTCGTCTATGAATTAATGTAACTTCGGAAGCAACATCAGCCAGAAAAATACTCCAATCTAATGCAGAATCTCCACCTCCAGCTATGACCACACGCTTGTTACGGTACATTTCTGGCTCTTTAATCATGTACTCCACACCTTTGTCTTCGTAGTTGGCAATGGTATCTATCAGCGGCTTTCTAGGCTCAAAACTACCTAAACCGCCTGCAATGGCAACCACTGGTGCTTTATGCTTAGTTCCTTTGTTTGTAGTTACAATAAACGACCCATCTTCTTGCTTCTCAATGGTATCAGCACGTTCTCCTAGAGTAAAACCAGGCTCAAACTGCTTACACTGTTCCATTAATTTATCGGTTAAATCGCCTGCTAATATCTCTGGATAAGCCGGAATATCGTAAATGGGTTTTTTGGGGTAAATCTCTGAACATTGTCCTCCTGGTTGTGGAAGTGCATCGATAAGGTGACATTTTAACTTCAATAATCCTGCTTCAAAAACAGTAAATAGCCCAGTAGGGCCAGCACCTATAATGAGTATGTCTGTTGTAATCATGTTATTTAGAATTGGAGACAAATTTAATAATGTGGTATGACTTAGAAAGTGACAAATGTCACACTAGTTATTCTACATTAATGACGCGTTCTATTTGTGGTGCGTACTTTTTAATTGTCATCTCCACGCCAGACTTTAAAGTCATTTGATTTACGCTACAAGATGTACATGCACCAACTAATTGTACTTTAACTAATTTGCCGTCATCTATGGATAAAAGGTTAATATCACCTCCATCGCTTTGTAAAAACGGACGGATTTCGTCTAACGCCTTTTCTACATTTAATTTAAGTTCTTCTGGGCTCATCTACTTTTTCTTTACTGCAGAACATCCTGCCATTGTTGTAATTTTTATTGCCTCGGTTGCTGGTAAATTTTCGTTTCTATCAACAACTTGTTGCACTACATTTTTAGTTATATCTTCAAACGCTTTTTCTACTGGTGTTGCAGTCTGTAAAGCGGCAGGCCTACCTACATCTCCTGCTTCTCTTATGGTTTGTACAATTGGTACTTCCCCCAAAAACGGAACGTCTAAATCTTCGGCTAAATTCTTAGCTCCTTCTTGCCCAAAAATATAATATTTATTCTCTGGTAATTCGGCTGGTGTAAAATACGCCATATTTTCAATGATACCTAACACAGGTACATTGATACTGTCTTGCTGAAACATTGCTACACCTTTTTTAGCATCTGCTAAAGCTACATTTTGAGGTGTACTTACAACAACTGCACCTGTTATAGGAAGTGCCTGCATAATACTAAGGTGAATGTCTCCTGTTCCTGGTGGCAAATCGAGCAAGAGAAAATCTAATTCGCCCCAGGCTGCATCAAATATCATTTGGTTTAATGCTTTTGACGCCATTGGCCCTCGCCATATCACTGCCTGATCCGGTTTTGTAAAAAAGCCTATAGAAAGCACTTTAACTCCGTAACTCTCTACAGGTTTCATCTTAGATTTACCGTCTACGTTGACAGACAGTGGCCTTTCGTTTGCCACATCGAACATTATTGGAATTGAAGGTCCATAGATATCTGCATCTAACACTCCAACCTTAAAGCCCATTTTAGCTAATGTTACTGCCAAGTTAGCTGTTACCGTAGATTTACCAACACCACCTTTACCAGAGGCTACAGCGACAATATTTTGTATTCCAGGAATTGGTTTTCCTTTAATTTCGTTTTTTGTTGGTTTAGCAGGTGCATCTACCTTGATATTTACTTTTATTTTTGCCTTTTCATAAACCTCTTTATGGATGGTTTGCAAAATTTCAACCTCAGTTTTTTTCTTCGCCTGAAGGCTCGGATTTTTAATAGTTACATCTACGATAACCTCATCTGCAAATGTTACAACGTTTGTCACCGCGCCACTATCTACCATATTTTCTCCTTCACCAG belongs to Winogradskyella sp. J14-2 and includes:
- a CDS encoding NAD(P)/FAD-dependent oxidoreductase; this encodes MITTDILIIGAGPTGLFTVFEAGLLKLKCHLIDALPQPGGQCSEIYPKKPIYDIPAYPEILAGDLTDKLMEQCKQFEPGFTLGERADTIEKQEDGSFIVTTNKGTKHKAPVVAIAGGLGSFEPRKPLIDTIANYEDKGVEYMIKEPEMYRNKRVVIAGGGDSALDWSIFLADVASEVTLIHRRNEFRGHLDSVEKVQELKSEGKINLITPAEVIGLEGDGKIESVTIKQEAKVFKKECDHFIPLFGLSPKLGPIANWGLEIEKNAIKVNNALDYQTNIPGIFAIGDVNTYPGKLKLILCGFHEATLMCQAAYQIINPGKRYVLKYTTVAGVDGFDGTRKEAPKAVVKAIE
- a CDS encoding NifU family protein — its product is MSPEELKLNVEKALDEIRPFLQSDGGDINLLSIDDGKLVKVQLVGACTSCSVNQMTLKSGVEMTIKKYAPQIERVINVE
- a CDS encoding Mrp/NBP35 family ATP-binding protein, which encodes MKLNKKDILEALKTITAPGEGENMVDSGAVTNVVTFADEVIVDVTIKNPSLQAKKKTEVEILQTIHKEVYEKAKIKVNIKVDAPAKPTKNEIKGKPIPGIQNIVAVASGKGGVGKSTVTANLAVTLAKMGFKVGVLDADIYGPSIPIMFDVANERPLSVNVDGKSKMKPVESYGVKVLSIGFFTKPDQAVIWRGPMASKALNQMIFDAAWGELDFLLLDLPPGTGDIHLSIMQALPITGAVVVSTPQNVALADAKKGVAMFQQDSINVPVLGIIENMAYFTPAELPENKYYIFGQEGAKNLAEDLDVPFLGEVPIVQTIREAGDVGRPAALQTATPVEKAFEDITKNVVQQVVDRNENLPATEAIKITTMAGCSAVKKK